One Myripristis murdjan chromosome 17, fMyrMur1.1, whole genome shotgun sequence DNA segment encodes these proteins:
- the ppp1r7 gene encoding protein phosphatase 1 regulatory subunit 7 isoform X2, translating to MASLSTGEPQEMEVDRRGESEESGDDETRRKSINGKEESPVDMDTITLDPEEEDVDLVHCRIGKIEGLEVLQKAKTLTLRQNLIKKIENLDSLSSLRELDLYDNQIRKLENLQNLTELEQLDVSFNILRKVEGLENLTRLKKLFLLHNKISCIANLEHFTGLEMLELGSNRIRVIENLDTLTSLQSLFLGTNKITQLQHLEGLHNLTVLSIQSNRITKIEGLQSLVNLRELYLSHNGIEVIEGLENNKKLTTLDIAANRVKKIENISHLTELQEFWMNDNQIENWSDLDELKNAKSLETVYLERNPLQKDPQYRRKIMLALPSVRQIDATFIRF from the exons ATGGCTTCCCTGTCCACTGGAGAACCTCAAGAAATGGAAG TCGACCGGAGGGGTGAGTCTGAGGAGTCTGGTGATGATGAGACCCGCAGGAAGAGCATCAATG GCAAGGAAGAGTCCCCTGTTGACATGGACACCATAACCCTGGACCCAGAGGAAGAG gATGTTGATCTTGTCCACTGTCGTATTGGAAAGATTGAAGGATTGGAGGTGCTTCAGAAGGCTAAA ACGCTCACCTTAAGACAGAATCTCATCAAAAAGATAGAGAACCTTGACAGTCTGAGCTCACTGCGGGAACTGGATCTCTATGACAATCAGATCCGCAAACTGGAGAATCTGCAGAACCTTACAGAATTGGA GCAGCTCGATGTGTCCTTCAACATCCTACGGAAGGTGGAGGGTCTGGAGAACTTGACTCGTCTAAAGAAACTCTTTCTTCTTCACAACAAAATCAGCTGCATTGCCAACTTGGAGCACTTCACAGGCCTTGAGATGCTGGAGCTGGGCTCCAACCGCATCCGG GTAATAGAGAACTTGGACACACTCACCTCTTTGCAAAGTTTGTTCCTTGGCACCAATAAGATAACTCAGCTTCAGCATCTAGAGGGTTTACACAACCTGACTGTTCTTAGCATTCAG AGTAACCGCATTACGAAAATTGAGGGTCTGCAGAGCCTTGTCAACCTGAGAGAGCTCTATCTGAGCCACAATGGCATTGAGGTCATTGAGGGCTTGGAGAACAAT AAAAAGCTCACAACTCTGGACATCGCAGCCAATCGAGTAAAGAAAATTGAAAACATCAGCCATCTGACAGAGCTACAGGAGTTCTGG aTGAATGATAATCAGATAGAAAACTGGTCGGATCTCGATGAGCTGAAGAATGCTAAAAGTCTGGAGACGGTCTATCTTGAGAGGAACCCGCTGCAGAAGGACCCTCAGTACAGGCGAAAGATCATGCTGGCTCTGCCCAGCGTTCGCCAGATCGATGCTACCTTCATCCGCTTCTGA
- the LOC115375882 gene encoding uncharacterized protein LOC115375882, with amino-acid sequence MYSFGILLLLCHLSRGVPAPTDAAVIQIQQWLVLGGGQVVQEVLLNGVSLNSSSREVSSVIRTMTADAPPPLPPGVNQTAIPRNQTVLRLRECKLEGSQVHWSDRVMLDGNVQLTLNQWDRWTAQTPQAIALKTLWEQDPARTRRERIHLQEGCVKLMTELRLSAKPRATEIPMAPFLVPVFALLALVGLIIIGIFISKKQGLRHSGGVLGSIIHYPPNMTEMPPDKEDGGYQALNH; translated from the exons atgtattcttttggcatcctcctgctgctgtgtcatttaTCACGCGGTGTGCCTGCTCCAACAG ACGCGGCTGTCATCCAGATCCAGCAGTGGCTGGTGCTGGGTGGAGGTCAGGTGGTCCAGGAGGTTTTGCTCAACGGGGTCTccctgaacagcagcagccgtGAAGTCAGCAGCGTTATCCGGACCATGACGGCCGATGCGCCGCCTCCACTGCCCCCCGGTGTCAACCAGACCGCGATTCCGA GAAACCAAACTGTGCTCCGTTTGCGTGAATGCAAACTGGAGGGGTCGCAGGTTCACTGGAGTGACCGTGTGATGTTGGACGGGAATGTGCAGCTGACTCTAAACCAGTGGGACAGGTGGACAGCCCAGACCCCCCAGGCTATTGCTCTTAAAACGCTTTGGGAGCAGGACCCGGCCCGCACCAGGAGGGAGAGGATCCATCTTCAGGAGGGCTGCGTCAAGCTGATGACAGAGTTAAGGCTCTCTGCTAAACCGCGAG CTACAGAGATTCCTATGGCTCCGTTTCTGGTCCCAGTCTTTGCATTGCTTGCCCTTGTTGGGCTGATCATAATCGGCATCTTCATCTCCAAAAAACAAG GTCTGAGGCACAGTGGag GTGTGCTTGGCTCGATTATACACTATCCTCCAAACATGACTGAAATGCCACCAGACAAGGAGGACGGTGGTTACCAGGCCTTGAATcattaa
- the elovl1a gene encoding elongation of very long chain fatty acids protein 1a, which yields MLRNIVSNILEFHNYLLQRTDARVKDYPLMQSPVEMTTILLTYVVFSVYVGPRLMANRKPFHLNTAMVVYNLSMVVLNAYIVYEFMMSGWATTFTWRCDLCDTSSSPQALRMIRVAWLFYFSKYIELLDTVFFVLRKKQSQITFLHVFHHSFMPWTWWWGITLTPAGGMGSFHAMVNATVHVIMYFYYGLSAAGPRFHKYLWWKKYMTAIQLTQFILVSVHISQYYFMEKCDYQVPLWIHLIWIYGTFFFLLFSHFWVQAYIKGNRPPVTVDKPKQNGFISDDITVVTNGKHLENGVAHHYSNGKILPGKVKEV from the exons ATGCTGCGAAACATTGTGTCAAACATTTTAGAATTCCACAACTATCTCCTGCAGAGGACTG ATGCCAGGGTGAAAGACTACCCGCTGATGCAAAGCCCCGTAGAGATGACCACCATCCTGTTGACCTACGTCGTCTTCTCAGTGTATGTTGGACCTCGACTCATGGCCAACCGCAAGCCCTTTCATCTCAACACAGCCATGGTGGTCTACAACCTGAGCATGGTCGTACTGAATGCCTACATAGTGTACGAG TTCATGATGTCAGGTTGGGCCACCACCTTCACGTGGAGATGTGACCTCTGTGACACCTCAAGCAGCCCACAGGCTCTTAGG ATGATTCGGGTGGCttggcttttttatttttcaaaatacattGAACTCCTTGACACG GTATTCTTTGTgctgagaaagaaacagagccAGATTACATTTCTTCATGTATTCCACCACTCCTTCATGCCCTGGACATGGTGGTGGGGCATTACTCTGACCCCAG CTGGGGGAATGGGCTCCTTCCATGCCATGGTGAATGCAACAGTCCACGTCATCATGTACTTCTACTATGGACTCTCTGCTGCAGGACCTCGCTTCCACAAATACCTGTGGTGGAAGAAGTACATGACCGCAATCCAACTT acCCAGTTTATTCTGGTCTCTGTTCACATCAGCCAGTACTACTTCATGGAGAAGTGTGATTACCAGGTTCCCCTGTGGATCCACCTCATCTGGATCTACGGtaccttcttcttcctcctcttctcccatTTTTGGGTACAGGCCTACATCAAGGGGAACCGGCCTCCTGTCACAGTGgataaaccaaaacaaaacggCTTTATCAGTGATGATATTACTGTAGTGACCAATGGCAAGCACCTGGAGAATGGGGTGGCACACCACTACAGTAATGGCAAAATCCTTCCTGGCAAAGTGAAGGAAGTCTAG
- the cdc20 gene encoding cell division cycle protein 20 homolog has protein sequence MAQFGFENDIHSILKLDMPITNAPMARWQRKASSSTTSASAALSPGKSANVSLSSSKTPNKTPGKNLKCTPSKVGGDRFIPIRNSKQMDVASFLLTKENEPMDTNNPAGASENQKAWSVTLNGYNIEEAKILHLGGKPLNAPEGYQNNLKVLYSQVTTPASTKKTRYISSIPDRILDAPELRNDFYLNLLDWSSQNILAVALHNSVYLWNATHGDITLLMKMERDEDYISSVSWTKDGNYLAIGTSDCNVQLWDVENQKRLRSMAGHTARVGSLSWNAHVLSSGSRSGHIHHHDVRVADHHIFTLTGHSQEVCGLKWSPDGRYLASGGNDNMVYVWPSVQDGNSTDGQAVRCWSEHQGAVKALAWCPWQPNILASGGGTSDRHIRIWNVNSGACISSLDTQSQISSLVFAPNYKELVSAHGYAHNNVVIWKYPSLSKVAELSGHEDRVLNLALSPDSSCVATVAGDETVRLWKSFELDPVKKKAKERMAKSTSSVIHQSIR, from the exons ATGGCTCAGTTTGGATTTGAGAACGATATCCACAGCATTTTGAAGCTGGACATGCCGATCACCAATGCGCCCATGGCGAGGTGGCAGAGGAAGGCCAGCTCGTCAACCACATCTGCTTCAGCTGCTTTATCACCTGGGAAATCAGCCAATGTGTCGCTGAGTTCATCAAAAACACCCAACAAAACTCCAG gtaaaaatttaaaatgcaccCCTTCCAAAGTTGGAGGCGACCGCTTCATTCCCAtcagaaacagcaaacaaatgGATGTGGCAAGCTTCCTCCTCACCAAAGAGAATGAGCCCATGGACACAAACAATCCTGCAGGAGCATCG GAAAACCAGAAAGCCTGGTCTGTCACACTCAATGGATACAACATCGAGGAAGCAAAGATCCTGCACCTTGGAGGGAAGCCACTGAATGCTCCGGAAG GCTATCAGAACAACTTGAAAGTCCTCTACAGTCAAGTTACAACCCCGGCTTCCACCAAAAAGACACGATACATATCATCCATTCCTGACAGAATCTTGGATGCTCCTGAGCTCAGAAACGATTTTT ACTTGAATCTTCTTGACTGGAGTAGTCAAAACATTCTTGCCGTGGCTCTTCACAACAGCGTCTACCTGTGGAATGCCACTCACGGGGACATCACTCTGCTCATGAAGATGGAGCGTGATGAGGACTACATCAGTTCAGTGTCCTGGACGAAAGACGGCAACTACCTGGCCATTGGCACCAGTGACTGCAATGTTCAG TTGTGGGATGTGGAGAACCAGAAACGTTTACGCAGCATGGCTGGACATACGGCTCGAGTTGGCAGCTTGAGCTGGAATGCTCACGTTCTGTCCAG TGGCTCTAGATCAGGACACATACACCACCATGACGTGAGGGTGGCAGACCACCACATCTTTACGCTGACTGGGCACTCCCAGGAGGTGTGCGGTCTGAAGTGGTCCCCTGATGGGAGATACCTGGCCAGTGGAGGCAATGACAACATGGTGTATGTATGGCCCAGTGTGCAGGATGGCAACAGCACAGATGGTCAGGCAGTTCGCTGTTGGAGTGAACACCAAGGGGCAGTCAAG GCCTTAGCTTGGTGTCCATGGCAGCCAAATATACTTGCATCTGGAGGTGGTACAAGTGACCGACACATCCGTATCTGGAATGTAAACAGTGGCGCCTGCATCAGTTCACTTGACACTCAGTCCCAG ATCTCCTCCCTGGTGTTTGCACCCAACTACAAGGAGCTGGTTTCTGCCCATGGATATGCCCATAACAATGTTGTTATTTGGAAGTACCCGTCTCTCTCCAAAGTCGCAGAGCTCAGTG GCCACGAGGACAGAGTTCTTAATCTGGCTCTGAGCCCAGACAGCTCATGTGTTGCTACTGTGGCTGGAGATGAGACTGTACGTCTCTGGAAGAGCTTTGAACTGGACCCGGTTAAGAAGAAGGCCAAAGAGAGGATGGCCAAATCAACCAGCAGTGTCATTCATCAGTCAATCAGATAA
- the ppp1r7 gene encoding protein phosphatase 1 regulatory subunit 7 isoform X1, giving the protein MASLSTGEPQEMEVDRRGESEESGDDETRRKSINGEVDPNQPTTTSKEESPVDMDTITLDPEEEDVDLVHCRIGKIEGLEVLQKAKTLTLRQNLIKKIENLDSLSSLRELDLYDNQIRKLENLQNLTELEQLDVSFNILRKVEGLENLTRLKKLFLLHNKISCIANLEHFTGLEMLELGSNRIRVIENLDTLTSLQSLFLGTNKITQLQHLEGLHNLTVLSIQSNRITKIEGLQSLVNLRELYLSHNGIEVIEGLENNKKLTTLDIAANRVKKIENISHLTELQEFWMNDNQIENWSDLDELKNAKSLETVYLERNPLQKDPQYRRKIMLALPSVRQIDATFIRF; this is encoded by the exons ATGGCTTCCCTGTCCACTGGAGAACCTCAAGAAATGGAAG TCGACCGGAGGGGTGAGTCTGAGGAGTCTGGTGATGATGAGACCCGCAGGAAGAGCATCAATGGTGAGGTGGACCCCAATCAGCCCACTACCACAA GCAAGGAAGAGTCCCCTGTTGACATGGACACCATAACCCTGGACCCAGAGGAAGAG gATGTTGATCTTGTCCACTGTCGTATTGGAAAGATTGAAGGATTGGAGGTGCTTCAGAAGGCTAAA ACGCTCACCTTAAGACAGAATCTCATCAAAAAGATAGAGAACCTTGACAGTCTGAGCTCACTGCGGGAACTGGATCTCTATGACAATCAGATCCGCAAACTGGAGAATCTGCAGAACCTTACAGAATTGGA GCAGCTCGATGTGTCCTTCAACATCCTACGGAAGGTGGAGGGTCTGGAGAACTTGACTCGTCTAAAGAAACTCTTTCTTCTTCACAACAAAATCAGCTGCATTGCCAACTTGGAGCACTTCACAGGCCTTGAGATGCTGGAGCTGGGCTCCAACCGCATCCGG GTAATAGAGAACTTGGACACACTCACCTCTTTGCAAAGTTTGTTCCTTGGCACCAATAAGATAACTCAGCTTCAGCATCTAGAGGGTTTACACAACCTGACTGTTCTTAGCATTCAG AGTAACCGCATTACGAAAATTGAGGGTCTGCAGAGCCTTGTCAACCTGAGAGAGCTCTATCTGAGCCACAATGGCATTGAGGTCATTGAGGGCTTGGAGAACAAT AAAAAGCTCACAACTCTGGACATCGCAGCCAATCGAGTAAAGAAAATTGAAAACATCAGCCATCTGACAGAGCTACAGGAGTTCTGG aTGAATGATAATCAGATAGAAAACTGGTCGGATCTCGATGAGCTGAAGAATGCTAAAAGTCTGGAGACGGTCTATCTTGAGAGGAACCCGCTGCAGAAGGACCCTCAGTACAGGCGAAAGATCATGCTGGCTCTGCCCAGCGTTCGCCAGATCGATGCTACCTTCATCCGCTTCTGA